In the genome of Candidatus Deferrimicrobiaceae bacterium, the window CTGGTCACCGAAACCGGGTTCGAGAAACTGACTCTCATGGAAGAGGGGATCATCGTCTGCGAAACCACGGAGAAGGGGGAAACATGACCGATTTTCTGAACCGGGAGGAGGCGGTCCTTCTCGTCGTGGACGTGCAGGAGAGGCTCGTCCCCGCCATCCACAAGGACCTCTACCCACGGGCGCTCAGGAATATGCAGATCGCGATCGAGGCGGCCGGGACGCTCGGGATTCCGATCCTCCTCACGGAGCAATACCCGAAAGGTCTCGGCAGGACCGTACCCGAGGTCATGGGAGCGCTCGACGGAAAGGAGTACCGGCTGTTCGAGAAGATGACCTTCAGCTGCGCGCGGGACGAGGGGTTCCTTTCCGCGGTTTCCGACCTGAACCGGCGGCAGGTGATCCTCGTGGGGATGGAGACCCACGTGTGTGTCTACCAGACCTCGGTCGACCTTTGCCGCGCCGGCTACTCTCTCTTCATCCTCGACGACGCCGTCTCCTCGCGCTTCCTGCACAACTACCAAAGCGGCCTGCAGGCTCTCCGGGACGCCGGCTGCACGGTCATCAGCACGGAAACGGCGATTTTCGAGCTCCTCAAGGTGGCGGCGACGCCCGAGTTCAAAAAGGTCTCCTCGCTCATCAAATGAGGGCGCGTCCCCTCCTCATCGCCGCCATCGCGGCGTTCTCCTGCGGGATGATCCTTGCCCAAGTCCAGGCCGGCCGGCAGAGCGTCGCCCTTGTTCCGCCGCAACCCGTCGGTATGGAAGAGGGGCAAGGGATCTCCGCGCTTCTCGCCCAAT includes:
- a CDS encoding isochorismatase family protein — translated: MTDFLNREEAVLLVVDVQERLVPAIHKDLYPRALRNMQIAIEAAGTLGIPILLTEQYPKGLGRTVPEVMGALDGKEYRLFEKMTFSCARDEGFLSAVSDLNRRQVILVGMETHVCVYQTSVDLCRAGYSLFILDDAVSSRFLHNYQSGLQALRDAGCTVISTETAIFELLKVAATPEFKKVSSLIK